The sequence CTCGCCTCGCCGGCCGTGCGCAAACATGCGCTGGATCTGGGTATTCAGTTGCGTCTGGTGCGCGGTTCCGGCCCGGCCGGTCGTGTGCTGCACGAAGACCTTGAATCCTACTTGGCGCAAGGTCAGTCGAACGCCTCGGCGCCGGCGGCCGCTGCTTACGCACAGCGTAATGACGAAGAACAGATTCAAGTGATCGGCATGCGCCGCAAGATCGCCCAGCGCATGCAGGACGCTACCCAGCGTGCCGCACACTTCAGCTATGTCGAAGAAATCGATGTCACCGCAATCGAAGAACTGCGCGCGCACCTGAATGAAAAACACGGCGCCAGCCGTGGCAAGTTGACCTTGCTGCCATTCCTCGTCCGCGCGCTGGTCGTTGCTCTGCGCGACTTCCCGCAGATGAACGCCCGTTACGACGATGAAGCGCAGGTCATCACCCGCCTCGGTGCGGTGCATGTCGGCGTCGCCACGCAAAGCGATGTTGGCCTGATGGTGCCGGTGGTGCGTCACGCCGAGGCGCGCAGCCTGTGGGACAGCGCCGCCGAGATCTCGCGTCTGGCCAACGCCGCACGCAATGGCAAGGCCAGCCGCGATGAGCTGTCCGGCTCGACCATCACCCTGACCAGCCTCGGTGCACTGGGCGGCATCGTCAGCACGCCAGTGCTGAATCTGCCGGAAGTGGCCATCGTCGGCGTGAACAAAATCGTCGAACGGCCAATGGTCGTCAAAGGCCAGGTCGTGATTCGCAAGATGATGAACCTTTCCAGCTCCTTCGATCACCGCGTGGTCGACGGCATGGACGCGGCACTCTTCATCCAGGCCATTCGTGGCTTGATCGAACAACCTGCCACTTTGTTTGTGGAGTAAGGCGCGCATGCAATCTCTGAACACTACGCTGCTGATCATCGGCGGCGGCCCCGGCGGTTATGTGACGGCGATCCGCGCCAGCCAACTGGGCATCTCGACGATTCTGGTCGAAGGCCAAGCGCTGGGCGGCACGTGCCTGAACATCGGCTGCATCCCGTCGAAAGCGTTGATTCACGTGGCCGAGCAGTTTCACCAGACGCAGCATCACAGCCAGCATTCGGCGCTGGGCATCAGCGTTGCCGCGCCGACGCTCGATATCACCAAAAGCGTCGAGTGGAAGGACGGCATCGTTGATCGCCTGACCACCGGCGTTGCCGCATTGCTGAAGAAGAACAAGGTTCAGGTCATCAACGGCTGGGCCAAAGTCATCGACGGTAAAACTGTTGACGTCGGCGACACGCGCATCCAGTGCGAGCACTTGGTGCTGGCCACCGGTTCGACCAGCGTCAATCTGCCGATTCTGCCGATTGGCGGGCCGATCATCTCTTCCACCGAAGCGCTGGCACCGACATCCGTGCCGAAACGTCTGGTGGTGGTTGGCGGTGGTTACATCGGTCTGGAACTGGGCATTGCTTATCGCAAGCTTGGCGCTGAAGTCAGCGTGGTCGAGGCGCAGGATCGCATCCTGCCAGCCTACGACGCGGAACTGACGCAACCGGTACATGACGCACTGAAGCAACTGGGCGTGAAGCTGTACCTCAAGCACAGCGTGCTGGGTTTCGATGGCACGTTGCAGGTGCGCG comes from Pseudomonas sp. RU47 and encodes:
- a CDS encoding dihydrolipoamide acetyltransferase family protein: MGTHVIKMPDIGEGIAEVELSQWHVKVGDLVVEDQVLADVMTDKAMVDIPSPVHGKVIALGGQPGEVMAVGSVLISIEVEGAGNLKESAAPVVTKEPVAPKVEAVVENKPAPAAPRPAAVCQGPMVAREADERPLASPAVRKHALDLGIQLRLVRGSGPAGRVLHEDLESYLAQGQSNASAPAAAAYAQRNDEEQIQVIGMRRKIAQRMQDATQRAAHFSYVEEIDVTAIEELRAHLNEKHGASRGKLTLLPFLVRALVVALRDFPQMNARYDDEAQVITRLGAVHVGVATQSDVGLMVPVVRHAEARSLWDSAAEISRLANAARNGKASRDELSGSTITLTSLGALGGIVSTPVLNLPEVAIVGVNKIVERPMVVKGQVVIRKMMNLSSSFDHRVVDGMDAALFIQAIRGLIEQPATLFVE
- the lpdA gene encoding dihydrolipoyl dehydrogenase, whose product is MQSLNTTLLIIGGGPGGYVTAIRASQLGISTILVEGQALGGTCLNIGCIPSKALIHVAEQFHQTQHHSQHSALGISVAAPTLDITKSVEWKDGIVDRLTTGVAALLKKNKVQVINGWAKVIDGKTVDVGDTRIQCEHLVLATGSTSVNLPILPIGGPIISSTEALAPTSVPKRLVVVGGGYIGLELGIAYRKLGAEVSVVEAQDRILPAYDAELTQPVHDALKQLGVKLYLKHSVLGFDGTLQVRDPEGETLNLETDQVLVAVGRKPNTQGWNLEALNLDMNGSAIKIDSRCQTSMRNVYAIGDLSGEPMLAHRAMAQGEMVAELISGKTREFNPTAIAAVCFTDPELVVVGKTPDEAKAAGLDCIVSSFPFAANGRAMTLESKSGFVRVVARRDNHVIVGWQAVGVGVSELSTAFAQSLEMGARLEDIGGTIHAHPTLGEAVQEAALRALGHALHL